The proteins below come from a single Candidatus Paceibacterota bacterium genomic window:
- a CDS encoding TatD family hydrolase — protein MIDTHAHVDFKEFDPDRDDVIRRYFDNGGEKLINVGCDMRSSERSSDLAMKHENIYCSVGIHPHDADSLDSKNLAKLEQLCLHYKAVAIGEIGLDFFRNLSPQDMQIEAFESQLDMAFRHNKPVILHCRDAYNEMIDVLDGFSTEKWHGVVHCFSAGWEIAEKFLDMGFCLGFTGIITYYKENAPTSDISEMHDVIRKMPLDRMLIETDCPYLSPVPYRGERNEPLHVKFTLEKISNLRNEDIKNIERETSKNAVNLFHL, from the coding sequence ATGATCGATACGCATGCGCATGTTGATTTTAAAGAATTTGATCCCGATCGCGATGATGTCATCAGGCGGTATTTTGATAATGGCGGAGAAAAGCTGATCAATGTCGGCTGCGACATGAGATCAAGCGAACGAAGCTCGGATCTGGCCATGAAGCATGAAAATATATATTGCTCCGTCGGAATTCATCCGCATGATGCAGATTCGTTAGATTCAAAAAATCTCGCGAAACTTGAGCAGTTGTGCCTTCATTATAAAGCTGTGGCTATCGGCGAGATCGGACTGGATTTCTTCAGAAACCTGTCCCCTCAGGATATGCAGATCGAGGCCTTTGAGTCTCAGCTGGATATGGCATTCAGGCACAATAAACCCGTGATATTGCACTGCAGAGACGCCTACAACGAAATGATCGATGTTTTGGATGGCTTTAGTACGGAAAAGTGGCATGGGGTCGTCCATTGTTTCTCTGCGGGATGGGAAATAGCGGAGAAATTCCTGGATATGGGTTTTTGTCTGGGTTTTACCGGGATTATTACATATTACAAAGAGAATGCCCCGACAAGCGACATATCGGAGATGCATGATGTGATACGAAAAATGCCGCTTGACAGAATGCTGATTGAAACTGATTGTCCCTATCTGTCCCCCGTTCCCTATCGCGGAGAAAGGAACGAGCCTCTTCACGTGAAATTTACACTGGAAAAAATATCGAACCTGAGGAATGAGGATATAAAAAACATTGAGCGTGAAACATCAAAGAATGCAGTGAATTTATTTCATTTATAG
- a CDS encoding four helix bundle protein — protein sequence METNDNQDYKRLAAWQKSLELVFAIQKLTGYFPNLANYSSISEIRRFSVTISKSIASGKKTGNAKSFHESLIRAQQTSLELDVKIREIKKMPFGKSLDFSVINSLLNELMTELNRLIRNIEKQLE from the coding sequence CATGGCAAAAATCGCTGGAGCTCGTTTTCGCGATCCAAAAATTGACGGGATATTTTCCGAATCTGGCGAACTATAGCTCTATTTCCGAGATAAGGAGATTCTCCGTCACAATTTCAAAGAGCATTGCTTCGGGGAAAAAAACAGGTAATGCGAAATCTTTCCATGAATCGCTGATCAGAGCTCAGCAGACAAGTCTCGAGCTTGATGTGAAGATCAGAGAGATCAAGAAAATGCCATTCGGTAAGTCGCTGGATTTCAGTGTTATAAACTCGCTATTGAACGAGTTAATGACGGAACTAAACAGACTGATCAGAAATATCGAGAAGCAATTGGAATAA
- a CDS encoding metallophosphoesterase, giving the protein MKLKIKKKWIVAVVISAFMMVFGYSYFIEPNMIVAESLDLDLDCSNTLGASVRFVQISDLHFNKDTVDGKISDIYSSIKSQKPDSVFITGDLITDKSGIEKAIDLVRMISNEYPTYIVFGNWDYWSLDFDMRDFTTKLEKAGAKVITNSNDGFALNGNNFYILGVKDPYTSGENADDMEKAFNGIDNSVKSCKILLAHSPNVIKYAKNKGIDLILVGHTHGGQIYIPFLSEQFIPARREAGKGFISGLYKIDNDRMYVNRGIGMSTVPLRFLVPPEITVITIN; this is encoded by the coding sequence ATGAAATTGAAGATAAAGAAAAAATGGATCGTTGCTGTTGTTATATCGGCTTTTATGATGGTGTTCGGTTACTCATATTTCATAGAACCCAACATGATCGTAGCTGAATCTTTGGATCTTGACCTGGATTGTTCAAACACCCTTGGGGCCAGCGTAAGATTTGTTCAAATATCCGACTTGCATTTCAATAAGGACACTGTTGATGGGAAAATAAGCGATATCTATAGCAGTATAAAGTCCCAGAAGCCCGATTCTGTGTTTATTACTGGCGACCTGATAACGGATAAGAGCGGCATTGAAAAGGCCATTGATCTGGTCAGGATGATATCGAATGAGTATCCGACATATATCGTTTTTGGCAATTGGGATTATTGGTCTTTGGATTTTGATATGAGGGATTTTACAACAAAACTTGAAAAAGCGGGGGCTAAAGTCATTACGAATTCAAACGACGGATTTGCGCTTAACGGGAATAATTTTTATATTTTGGGCGTGAAGGATCCATATACCAGCGGGGAAAATGCTGACGACATGGAAAAAGCCTTTAATGGCATTGATAATAGCGTAAAATCATGTAAAATACTTCTGGCACATTCTCCAAACGTGATCAAATATGCAAAGAATAAAGGCATTGACCTTATCTTGGTCGGTCACACTCATGGCGGCCAGATATACATACCTTTTCTTTCCGAACAATTTATACCGGCAAGGCGCGAAGCCGGAAAAGGGTTCATAAGCGGTCTATACAAAATAGATAATGACAGGATGTATGTGAATCGCGGGATCGGAATGAGCACTGTCCCGCTGAGATTCCTCGTTCCTCCTGAAATCACCGTTATAACAATAAACTGA